In Vicinamibacterales bacterium, the DNA window GCGCCGCCTGCTTCGCTTCCGACGCGCTGCGGCCGCCGGTGACTTCGACCGTCACCAGCTTGGTCGCCCCTTCGCCGCCGCGCACGATCCCGACGGCAAGCGGCTCGCACACGCCGCGCAGGGCCTCGACCAGCAGGTGGAAATCCGCCTCGCCGATCGCGACCCCGCTGGCGCCGTTCGCCAGGGCGAACACGCAGTCGTTGGTGGAACACTCGCCGTCCACCGTGATCGCGTTGAACGTCACGTCCGTCACCGAGGCCAGCGCCCGCTGCAGCAGCGCCGGCTCGACGCCGGCGTCCGTCGTCACCACCGCGAGCATCGTGGCCATCAGCGGCTCGATCATCCCGGAGCCCTTGGCGATGCCGCCGACGCGGAAGGTGCCCGCCGCGGTCGTCACTTCGACCGCCGCCTCCTTCGGGAACGGATCGGTCGTCATGATCGCGCGCGCGGCGGCGGGGCCGCCGTCGCGCGAGAGTGCCGCCTTGGCGGACTTCAACCCGTCGACCACGCGATCGCGCTCCAGCGCCACGCCGATCACGCCGGTCGAGGCGATCAGCGCCTGCTCGGGAGCTGCGCCTGCGGCCCCTGCCGCCGCGTCCGCCATCGCCTCGGCGGTGGCGTGTCCGTCAGGTCCGGTACAGGCATTCGCGCAGCCGCTGTTGATGGCGACGACGCGGGCGCGTCCGCCTGACGCGGCGAGCCGAGCCTTCGACACCACCACCGGCGCCGCCTGCGCCTTGTTGGTGGTGAAGACGGCCGCCGCCGCCGCGGGCGTGTCGCTGACAATCACCGCGAGATCGAGCGCGCCGGTCTTCTTGATGCCGCAGGCGATACCGGCGGCGCGGAATCCCGCCGGCGCCGACACGCTTCCCTCGACGGCCTTCACGGCCAGTTGCGCGACGTTCATGCCGTGACGGGGAGGAGCCGCAGACGCTCGACGCTCGCGCGCGGCCCCGAGATTGCGCGCGCCGGCGGTGCCGTCTGCTCGAGCCGCAGCCCGGCTCCGGCGCGCAGCGCCAGCGACACGGCGTATTGACCGCAGTGCCGGAACTGGCTGCAGCCCACGCAGTCGAGCGCAATCTTCTCGGGGAGCCACACGTGCGGCACGATCGAGAACCCGAGGCGGATGAAATGCGCCGGCTGATGCGTGAACGCGCACAGCGTGACATAGCCCAGCTCGCGGGCGCGATCGGCGAGCGCGGTGACCAGCGCCACGCCGGTGCGCTGGCCGCGGCTTGCTTCGTCGACGACCAGCGAGCGCACTTCGGCGACATCGGCGCTGAGCGGCGCGAGCTCGGCGCAGCCGATCACGTCGTCGCCGCTCACCGCGACGATGAAGCGCTCGGCGTGGGACTCGACGTCCTCGAACGTTCGCGGCAGCAGGTGCCCGACGCTGAGGTTGGCGGTGATCAGGTTGTGGATGGCGGCCGCGTCGGCCGCGATCCCCGTGCGCAACTGAATGTTCGTCGTCATCGAGCAGGCGCCTCCACCGCGGACGCAATTGCCGCTTCGAGCAGCGGCAGGGCTTCGTCGAGTTCCGCTTCCGTGATGACGTAGGGCGGCAGCAGCCGGATCACCGTGTCGGAGGTCCGGTTGACCAGCAGGTGCCGGGCGCGTGCGGCATCGACGACCGCCGCCGCCGGACGATCGATCTCCAGGCCCCAGATCACGCCCGCGCCGCGCACGTCCTTCACCGCCGGTTGGCGCGACGCGATCGCCTTCAGCCCGCGCTCCATCGCCGCGCCGACCTGGGCGACGTGCTCCATCAGGCCGTTCTGCGTCAGCTCGTCGAGGAACACGAGCGCGGCGCGGCAGGCGAGCAGGTTCCCGCCGTACGTGCTGCCGTGATCGCCGGGCCTGGCGGCGCCGGCGACGCGGTCCGAGAACAGCGCCGCGCCGATCGGCACGCCGGCGCCGAGCGCCTTGCCGAGCGCCATCAGGTCCGGCTGCAGACCGAGCGCGTCGCTGTAGAACGCGCGTCCCGTCCGTCCGAGCCCGCACTGCACCTCGTCGGCGATGAGCAGCGCGCCGGTCCGGCGGCACGCCGCGGCAATCGCATCCGCGGCGGCCTGCGGCAGCGGACGCACGCCGCCCTCTCCTTGTATCGGCTCGACGATGACCGCGGCTGTATCCCTGGTGATCGCCGCGGCGATGGCCGACGGATCCGAGGGATCGACGAACGTCACACCGGGAATGAGCGGCGCGAACGGCGCGCGGTAGTGCTCGTCCCAGGTGACCGAGAGCGCGCCGGCGGTGCGGCCGTGGAACGCGTGATCGAAGGCGACGACGCTGGTCCGCGGGGTGCCTTGCGCGTGCCAGAACCGCCGCGCGAACTTCAGGCAGGCCTCGACCGCTTCAGCGCCGCTGTTGCAGAAGAACGCGCGCGGCAGTCCGGACAGCGCCGCCAGCCTCGTCGCCAGCTCCGCCTGCAGCGGGTGGTGGAACAGGTTCGACGTGTGCAGCAGGGTCGCCGCCTGCTCCGCGATCGCGCGGGCCAGCCCGGGATGCGCGTGGCCGAGCGACGCCACGCCGACGCCCGAGATCAGATCGAGGTAGCGCTCGCCGTCGCGCGTGAACAGCGCGCACCCCTTGCCGGACTCGAAGACCACCGGGGCGCGGCGATACACCTGCAGGACGTGCTGCGCGTCGAGCGCGATCGGATCGTGTGAAGTCATTGTCAGCATGTGCACAGCCCGGTCAGCATTTCGTCAGCTCGCGTTCCGACGTCCCGGCAATCGTCGTCCCGCCAGCAGCCTCGTAGTCACCCGCGCGGCCGTCGACGATCCGCACCCGCCCGACGCCGCCGTCGAGCGCCGCGAGGCACGCCGTCAGCTTCGCGACCATGCCGTCGCGCGCGGTGCCCGCCGCCACCATCGCCTGCGCTTCGCGGGCGTCGAGCCGCGGGCACGTGACCCCCGCCGCGTCGAACACCCCCGCCGTCTTCCCGGCCACGATCAATTCCCCTGCGCCGGCGGCGCGCGCCAGGTGCGACGCCAGCGTGTCGGCATTGACGTTCAGCAGGCGGCCCTCTCCGTCGATGCCGACGCTCGCGATCACGGGCACGTATCCGAGCTCGAGGAGATCGATCAGCAGCCGCGCCGGCGCATCGTCGCGCGGCACCCCGACCAGCCCGAGATCCGCGATCGTGCCGGCGGTCGTCTGCAGCGGCGCGGCGAGGTCCGACAATCCGAGGCCTGCGTCCGCGCCCGTCAGTCCCACGGCCTTGACGCCCGCCCAAACGAGCGCGGCGACCAAGGCGGTGTTGATCCGTCCCGCGAGCACCGCGACCACGGTGTTCAACGTTTCGGCGTCGGTGATGCGCAGGCCGTCGACGAAGCGCGGCGACTGGCCGCGCGCCTTCAGATCGGCGTCGATCGCGCGCCCGCCGCCGTGGACGACCGCGACCGGACCGGCGGCGGCCAGCGCGGCAATGCCGCGGGCCGCGACGCGCAGGGCGTCGGCGTCCTCGAGCAGCTCCCCGCCAAGCTTGACGACCTTGATCAATTGAGCCCCAGCTCCTCGTCGAATCCGAAGGCGACGTTGAAGTTCTGGACCGCCTGGCCGGCCGCCCCCTTGACGAGGTTGTCGATGCACGACACCAGCACGATCTGCCGCCGCGCCGCGTTCACCTTCCAGCCGATGTCGCAGTAGTTCGTATGCGCGACATGCTTGATCTCCGGCAGGTCTGCGCCGGTCAGGCGCACGAACGGCGATTCCGCATAGGCCTCGTGCATCACCGCGCCGATTGCCTGCTCGCCGGCGCCCGGCGCGAGCGTCGCGTAGATCGTCTCGAGGATCCCGCGATCGATCGGCAGCAGGTGCGGCACGAACGTCACCGCGGTCCCCAGCTCCTGCTCGATCTCCGCCGCGTGGCGGTGATTGAAGACGCCGTACGCCGAGAGGCTGCCGTGGCACTCGCTGAAATGGGTCCGCTCCGACGGCGTCTTGCCGGCGCCCGATACGCCCGACTTCGCGTCGATGATGATCGGCGCTCCCGAGACGTCGAGCAGCCCCGCCGCGAGCAGCGGCTGCAGGGCGAGGATCGCGGCGGTCGGGTAGCAGCCGGCGCACGCCACCAGCGTCGAACCGGGCAGACGGTCGCGGTAGCGCTCGGTCAAGCCGTAGACGACCGCCGGCGATGCGTCCGGCGTATGCGGATACCACCGCCGGCGCAGTTCGGCGTCACGCAGCCGGAACGCCCCCGACAGGTCGAAGACGCGCTTGCCGCGGGCCACCAGCGGCGGCGCGATCTCCGCCGCGGCGTGATCGGGGAGCGCGAGAAACACCGCATCCGACGCCTCGGCGAGCGCCTCGACGTCCAGGCCGTTGACGGGCGCATCCCACAGGCGCTTCAGCGCCGGGACGACGCGGGGCGGCGAACCGGGGCTGCCCATCGCGGCCGCCAGCGTGGCGCGCGGATGCCGCGCGAGCAAACGCATGAGCTCGACGCCGGTGTACCCGGTCGCTCCCGCGATGCCGACCCGCACCCCGTCGGTATAAGTATTCATCAACTTGTTTGAATATACAGGACAGGTTTTCTCCAGTCAACAAGTTAGGTGGCGTTCCCCTATGCATTCTGTGTATAATGCTCCGTCCGGCTGAATAGTTATGAAGTCCTACCGGCAGCAGCTGGTGCTCGAGCTCATCGACAGGGAACCGATCACCAGCCAGGAACAGCTTCGGGAGCGGCTCCAGGCGCGAGGGATCCAGGTGACGCAGGCCACCTTGTCCCGCGACATCCGCGACCTCGGGCTGGTGAAAGCGGCTGCCGACGGGGCGTACAAGCGGCCGTCGTCGGGGGACGCGGCCCCCCCCGGCCCTGATTCGCTCGCGGTGCTGCGGCGGTCCGTCGCCGGCGCGCTGCGGAAGTTCGACGTCGTCCAGCAGCTCGTCGTGCTCAGGACCGAGTCGGCGCAGGCGTCGCCGCTCGCCGAAGCGATCGACCGCGCGCACCTCGCCGAGGTCGTGGGCACGATCGGCGGCGAGAACACCATCCTGGTGATCTGCCGCGGCGAAGCCGAGGCGCAGGCGTTCACGCGGCAGCTCGACGCGTGGGTCAGGGGGGAAGCATAGACATGGAACGCATCGTTCTCGCCTATTCGGGCGGTCTGGACACGTCCGTCGCCATCGCGTGGCTGCGTGAGAAATACGGCGGCGAGGTGATTGCCGTCACGCTCGACATCGGGCAGGGGCGCGAGCTGACCGACGTCCGCGAGCGCGCGCTCACGGTCGGCGCGACGCGGGCGCACGTGCTGGACGTCCGCGACGAGTTCGCGCGCGACTACATCCTGCCGGCGCTGCAGGCCGGTGCGCTCTACGAGGATCGCTATCCGTTGTCGACGGCGCTGGGGCGGCCGCTGATCGCGCGGCGCCTGGTCGACGTCGCGCGGATGGAGGGGGCGACCGTGATCGCGCACGGCTGCAACGGCAAGGCGAACGACGAGTTGCGGCTCGAGCTCGGCGTCAAGGCGCTCGATCCGTCGATCACCGTGCTCGCGCCGGCGCGGATCTGGGGGATGACCCGGCCGCAGGAGATCGAGTACGCGCGCGCGCGCAGGATTCCCATTCCGTCGGCCGCCGACAGTCCGTACACGATCGACACCAACCTGTGGGGGCGATCGATCGAGCGCGGCGGCCTCGAGGATCCGTGGCAGGAGTCGCCGGAAGACATCTACACCCTGACGCGCTCGCCGCGCGACTGCCCCGACGAACCGGCCTACGTCGAGATCGAGTTCGAGTCCGGCGTCCCGGTCCGCGCCAACGGCGTCGAGATGTCGCTGATCGAACTGATCGAAAGCGTCGAAACGATTGCCGGGGCCCACGGCGTCGGCCGCATCGACATGGTCGAGAACGCCACCACCGGCGGCAAGTCGCGCGAGATCTACGAGGCGCCCGCCGCGGTCGTGCTGCACACCGCGCACAGCGAGCTGGAGAAGCTCGTGATCCCGCGGGATCTCGAGCGGCTGGGGCACGATCTCGGCCGCGCCTATGCCGACCTGGTTTACAACGGGCGCTGGTTCTCCCCGACGCGCGAGGCGATCGACGCCTTCATGCGGGCGATCCAGCCGCGCGTCACCGGCGCGGTCCGCTTGAAGCTGTTCAAAGGGGACTGCCGCGTCGTGGGCCGCCGCTCCCCGATGGCTCTCGAGGCGCCGGCGGCCCCGCCGGCCGCGACGGCCGAAACCACGGTTCACTGATGGCGCATCTCTGGTCAGGACGTTTTGCCGGCGATCCGGACGCCGAGCTGTTCGCGTTCGGATCGTCGTTCCGGTTCGATCGCCGCTTGTTCGAAGACGACGTGCGGGGCAGTCTGGCATGGGCGGGGGGCCTGGCGCGCGCCGGCGTGCTGTCGGGCGCCGATGCCGCGGCGATCGACCGCGGCCTGCGGGAGATTCTCGACACGGCTGCCGCCGATCCCTCGTTCGTCAGCGAGGCGCACGGCGACGAGGACGTCCATGCCTTCGTCGAACGCGAGCTGGTGGCGCGGATCGGCGACGCCGGGCGCCGCCTGCACACCGGCCGCTCGCGCAACGAGCAGGTCGCGGTCGACCTCCGCCTCTACCTGAAGCGCCGCATTCCGGCGGTTCAGCGGGAGCTCGCCGCGGTGGCGGGCAGCTTCCTCGCGCTGGCGGATCGCGCCGGCGAGGCGATGATGCCGTCGTACACGCACCTGCGCCGCGCGCAGCCGGTGCTGGTCTCGCACTTCCTGCTGTCCCACGTCGCGTCGCTGCGGCGCGACGTCGATCGCCTCGCCGCCGTGCTCGCGGAAGCGGACGAACTGCCGCTCGGCTCCGGCGCGATCGCCGGCACCGCCTACCCGATCGACGTCCGCGCGCTCGCCGACGCGCTCGGCTTCAGCCGCATCGCGCGCAACAGCATGGACGTCAGCGGCGATCGCGACTTCGTCGCGTCGTTCCTGCACGCCGCCTCGCTCGGAATGGTGCATCTGAGCCGGATCGCGGAGGACTTCATCCTCTTCACCTCCGAAGAGTTCGGCTACTTCGAGCTCGCCGACAGCGCCGCCACCGGCAGCAGCCTGATGCCGCAGAAGAAGAATCCCGATCCGCTGGAGCTCGTACGCGGCAAGACCGGCCGCGTCGTCGGCCACCTCGCGGGATGGCTGGTGACGATGAAGGGGCTGCCGGCGGGCTACAACAAGGATCTGCAGGAGGACAAGGAGGCGCTGTTCGACGCGGAAGACACCTGGATCGCCTGTCTGCGCGCCACTGCCAGCGTCGTCGGCGGACTGC includes these proteins:
- the argH gene encoding argininosuccinate lyase, whose translation is MAHLWSGRFAGDPDAELFAFGSSFRFDRRLFEDDVRGSLAWAGGLARAGVLSGADAAAIDRGLREILDTAAADPSFVSEAHGDEDVHAFVERELVARIGDAGRRLHTGRSRNEQVAVDLRLYLKRRIPAVQRELAAVAGSFLALADRAGEAMMPSYTHLRRAQPVLVSHFLLSHVASLRRDVDRLAAVLAEADELPLGSGAIAGTAYPIDVRALADALGFSRIARNSMDVSGDRDFVASFLHAASLGMVHLSRIAEDFILFTSEEFGYFELADSAATGSSLMPQKKNPDPLELVRGKTGRVVGHLAGWLVTMKGLPAGYNKDLQEDKEALFDAEDTWIACLRATASVVGGLRPQAVVTGRAASGLLLATDVADYLVAKGLPFRDAHEVVGALVRRLLAEHRSFEDLSLQEWRQHSPLFAEDVRQAVTPLASIAKKQTPQSTAPDAVAAALADARNWVAGFRT
- the argJ gene encoding bifunctional glutamate N-acetyltransferase/amino-acid acetyltransferase ArgJ; protein product: MNVAQLAVKAVEGSVSAPAGFRAAGIACGIKKTGALDLAVIVSDTPAAAAAVFTTNKAQAAPVVVSKARLAASGGRARVVAINSGCANACTGPDGHATAEAMADAAAGAAGAAPEQALIASTGVIGVALERDRVVDGLKSAKAALSRDGGPAAARAIMTTDPFPKEAAVEVTTAAGTFRVGGIAKGSGMIEPLMATMLAVVTTDAGVEPALLQRALASVTDVTFNAITVDGECSTNDCVFALANGASGVAIGEADFHLLVEALRGVCEPLAVGIVRGGEGATKLVTVEVTGGRSASEAKQAARAIANSPLVKTAVHGADPNWGRLIAVAGRAGVGFELERARVRIGDVELFAAGRPYDERAALASTHLQGTDVRLHVDLGTGGPGAARMWTCDLSADYVRINAEYRT
- a CDS encoding argininosuccinate synthase, which codes for MERIVLAYSGGLDTSVAIAWLREKYGGEVIAVTLDIGQGRELTDVRERALTVGATRAHVLDVRDEFARDYILPALQAGALYEDRYPLSTALGRPLIARRLVDVARMEGATVIAHGCNGKANDELRLELGVKALDPSITVLAPARIWGMTRPQEIEYARARRIPIPSAADSPYTIDTNLWGRSIERGGLEDPWQESPEDIYTLTRSPRDCPDEPAYVEIEFESGVPVRANGVEMSLIELIESVETIAGAHGVGRIDMVENATTGGKSREIYEAPAAVVLHTAHSELEKLVIPRDLERLGHDLGRAYADLVYNGRWFSPTREAIDAFMRAIQPRVTGAVRLKLFKGDCRVVGRRSPMALEAPAAPPAATAETTVH
- a CDS encoding acetylornithine/succinylornithine family transaminase, encoding MTSHDPIALDAQHVLQVYRRAPVVFESGKGCALFTRDGERYLDLISGVGVASLGHAHPGLARAIAEQAATLLHTSNLFHHPLQAELATRLAALSGLPRAFFCNSGAEAVEACLKFARRFWHAQGTPRTSVVAFDHAFHGRTAGALSVTWDEHYRAPFAPLIPGVTFVDPSDPSAIAAAITRDTAAVIVEPIQGEGGVRPLPQAAADAIAAACRRTGALLIADEVQCGLGRTGRAFYSDALGLQPDLMALGKALGAGVPIGAALFSDRVAGAARPGDHGSTYGGNLLACRAALVFLDELTQNGLMEHVAQVGAAMERGLKAIASRQPAVKDVRGAGVIWGLEIDRPAAAVVDAARARHLLVNRTSDTVIRLLPPYVITEAELDEALPLLEAAIASAVEAPAR
- the argB gene encoding acetylglutamate kinase, whose amino-acid sequence is MIKVVKLGGELLEDADALRVAARGIAALAAAGPVAVVHGGGRAIDADLKARGQSPRFVDGLRITDAETLNTVVAVLAGRINTALVAALVWAGVKAVGLTGADAGLGLSDLAAPLQTTAGTIADLGLVGVPRDDAPARLLIDLLELGYVPVIASVGIDGEGRLLNVNADTLASHLARAAGAGELIVAGKTAGVFDAAGVTCPRLDAREAQAMVAAGTARDGMVAKLTACLAALDGGVGRVRIVDGRAGDYEAAGGTTIAGTSERELTKC
- a CDS encoding GNAT family N-acetyltransferase, which gives rise to MTTNIQLRTGIAADAAAIHNLITANLSVGHLLPRTFEDVESHAERFIVAVSGDDVIGCAELAPLSADVAEVRSLVVDEASRGQRTGVALVTALADRARELGYVTLCAFTHQPAHFIRLGFSIVPHVWLPEKIALDCVGCSQFRHCGQYAVSLALRAGAGLRLEQTAPPARAISGPRASVERLRLLPVTA
- the argC gene encoding N-acetyl-gamma-glutamyl-phosphate reductase encodes the protein MNTYTDGVRVGIAGATGYTGVELMRLLARHPRATLAAAMGSPGSPPRVVPALKRLWDAPVNGLDVEALAEASDAVFLALPDHAAAEIAPPLVARGKRVFDLSGAFRLRDAELRRRWYPHTPDASPAVVYGLTERYRDRLPGSTLVACAGCYPTAAILALQPLLAAGLLDVSGAPIIIDAKSGVSGAGKTPSERTHFSECHGSLSAYGVFNHRHAAEIEQELGTAVTFVPHLLPIDRGILETIYATLAPGAGEQAIGAVMHEAYAESPFVRLTGADLPEIKHVAHTNYCDIGWKVNAARRQIVLVSCIDNLVKGAAGQAVQNFNVAFGFDEELGLN